One window from the genome of Hippoglossus hippoglossus isolate fHipHip1 chromosome 10, fHipHip1.pri, whole genome shotgun sequence encodes:
- the eda gene encoding ectodysplasin-A isoform X1 — protein MARDGPHAEDFPDKVMPGAAPCTCGKKCRGRGGSVVFLGLFLLSLSLHAITLVCYLDLRSEVKREIIHQKRDTVLTLSGGDLADPAAVLSLGPPRLDSGGRGAAGGGSSGSGGGGGEVHEERLLHRNSDFRATDDNRGITQRAKRSPGKQSDSESTGKEGRKGRKKGKKRSVPGPPGPPGPPGPQGPPGIPGIPGIPGSIGVGPAGPPGPPGPQGPPGAQGPAGVLDKTKTKEFQPAVVHLQGQETTIQVREDLSEGILRNWKMVSIHHRVFKMHPRSGELEVLVDGVYFIYSQVEVYYLNFTDIASYEVMVDSNPFLRCTCSIETGQRKFNTCYTAGVSLLRAGQRISIRIVYEDTLISMTNHTTFLGSVRLGEAPSAGQN, from the exons ATGGCACGCGACGGTCCCCACGCGGAGGACTTCCCGGACAAAGTGATGCCCGGAGCGGCGCCCTGCACGTGCGGCAAGAAGTGCAGGGGTCGCGGCGGCAGCGTCGTCTTCCTGGGATTATTCCTGCTGTCGCTGTCCCTGCACGCCATCACCCTCGTCTGCTACCTGGACCTGCGCTCCGAAGTCAAGCGGGAGATTATCCACCAGAAGAGGGACACCGTGTTGACGCTGAGCGGGGGTGACCTGGCCGACCCGGCGGCGGTGCTCTCGCTCGGCCCCCCGCGGCTGGACTCCGGcggcagaggagcagcaggaggcggcaGTAgcggcagcggaggaggaggaggagaggttcATGAG GAGAGGTTACTGCACAGAAATAGCGACTTCCGTGCCACAGATGATAACAGGGGCATAACTCAGCGAGCGAAAAGGAGTCCCGGCAAGCAGTCAGATTCGG AATCGActggaaaggaaggaaggaaagggaggaaaaaag GGAAGAAAAGGTCTGTGCCTGGCCCCCCTGGCCCCCCCGGTCCCCCAGGCCCACAGGGCCCACCGGGCATCCCTGGAATACCTGGTATTCCAGGAAGCATTGGTGTGGGGCCTGCAGGACCTCCTGGACCTCCAGGGCCACAGGGACCTCCGGGCGCTCAAGGTCCAGCAG GGGTTCtggataaaactaaaacaaaggaATTCCAG cctgCAGTTGTTCACTTGCAAGGACAGGAAACAACCATCCAAGTGAGAGAAG ATCTGTCTGAAGGCATCCTTAGGAACTGGAAGATGGTGTCCATCCACCACCGTGTGTTTAAAATGCACCCTCGCTCTGGAGAGCTGGAGGTGCTGGTGGACGGTGTCTACTTCATATATAGTCAGGTAGAA GTGTACTACCTCAACTTCACCGACATTGCCAGCTATGAGGTGATGGTGGACTCCAACCCGTTCCTCCGGTGCACGTGCAGCATTGAGACAGGCCAGCGCAAATTCAACACCTGCTACACGGCCGGAGTGAGCCTGCTCCGCGCCGGCCAAAGGATTTCCATACGTATAGTGTATGAGGACACGCTCATCAGCATGACCAACCACACCACGTTCCTGGGAAGCGTCAGACTTGGAGAGGCTCCATCTGCTGGACAGAACTGA
- the LOC117768914 gene encoding uncharacterized protein LOC117768914 isoform X2, producing MTPPQQLQLEHRQPHASIITQKVQLMYKLFLLEHARRTLEEELSSFTNKAYDDVQGFLNPSSPTSVFRDLANALDSKCRAIDKLSALLKDLIVEPSGCVQPAVGFGVRTNRLQPLGDKRVLMTDVLKFGPMLQNVLLASSIAKAVQVVGGTRSLQQLKHFLISQPAAAREDDMIYSISSGYNSAGQTTRSSCNLKGEEKEQAVTYEEKSQPDDVILPPAIIQSPEIHAERPSPPLLHPIQAVLPEISKPTPMKMTPLIKWGREDDVQVQHQKQTSSQLQHFLRAKAKNSGALEVTVMKWNKSMYASGSPQSTSPTIKTQSYQFRNVVTDDLVRALAPKTLRADIENQAPVFRVKRMESSGSLTYTCVIATRTELWDIGDIFTEVQQAHSDGSPEKKEGCQNITAQVENSSVNIQWKTQTLQCTEPERENNSAGAETPAINSVTIPEFQIRKFEETEVVVSHIISPGNFYIQHADSLSKLQALVTDWKASSSYAEQNCIPDIGTQVMGWFPKREQWCRAQVTKICGVSGDNNSTDGAGCETSINVEVKRLDHGDTACLSMWNIKDLTPEMSVLPFQALHVSLANVMPVNGRDWSEEAVGWFKVMVHNRTLYARLYPQGPKVTVELFLEKGKLGAMRRSASLSLRLAQNGHAKHSKLKNVGLLKSTVKEKIRKQDSDWEKYLISCYTQSKKLL from the exons ATGActcctcctcagcagctgcagctcgagCACCGTCAGCCTCACGCCTCCATCATCACTCAGAAAGTGCAGTTGATGTACAAACTGTTTCTGCTGGAACACGCCAGGAGGACGCTGGAAGAAGAGCTGAGCAGCTTCACCAACAAG GCCTATGATGACGTTCAAGGTTTCTTGAATCCATCTTCTCCCACCAGTGTGTTCAGGGATCTCGCTAACGCTTTGGATTCAAAATGTCGAGCTATTGACAAGCTCTCAGCTTTATTAAAGGATCTCATAGTTG AGCCAAGTGGTTGTGTTCAGCCGGCTGTCGGGTTTGGAGTGAGAACAAACCGGCTGCAGCCACTCGGAGACAAGAGGGTCCTGATGACAGATGTTCTCAAGTTTGGGCCCATGTTACAGAACGTGCTCCTGGCGAGCTCCATAGCGAAAGCTGTCCAGGTGGTTGGAGGCACACGGTCCCTTCAGCAGCTGAAACATTTCCTCATCTCCCAGCCTGCAGCGGCCCGGGAGGATGACATGATTTACAGCATCTCTAGTGGCTACAACAGCGCCGGTCAGACCACGCGCTCGTCCTGTAATTTAAAGggtgaagaaaaagaacaagCTGTTACTTATGAGGAGAAAAGCCAACCAGATGATGTGATTCTGCCACCTGCCATTATTCAGAGCCCAGAGATTCATGCAGAGAGACCATCACCACCGCTCCTACATCCAATACAAGCTGTACTTCCAGAAATCAGCAAGCCAACACCCATGAAAATGACACCGCTAATTAAGTGGGGACGGGAGGACGATGTCCAGGTGCAacaccaaaaacaaacatcctctCAGCTGCAGCACTTCCTCAGGGCCAAAGCTAAAAACTCTGGTGCACTGGAGGTCACAGTCATGAAGTGGAATAAAAGTATGTACGCCTCAGGTTCGCCACAGTCAACGTCGCCTaccatcaaaacacaaagttacCAATTCAGAAATGTTGTGACAGACGATCTTGTCAGAGCTCTAGCCCCGAAAACATTGCGTGCAGACATTGAAAATCAAGCCCCTGTCTTCAGAGTAAAACGAATGGAATCGAGCGGCTCTCTGACCTACACTTGTGTGATTGCAACAAGGACGGAATTGTGGGATATTGGAGACATCTTCACAGAGGTGCAACAAGCCCATTCTGATGGCAGCCCAGAGAAAAAAGAAGGCTGCCAAAATATAACTGCTCAAGTGGAGAACTCTAGTGTAAACATCCAGTGGAAAACCCAAACTCTCCAGTGCACAGAACCTGAAAGAGAGAACAATTCCGCTGGCGCAGAAACACCAGCGATCAACAGTGTTACCATTCCCGAGTTCCAGATCAGGAAGTTTGAAGAGACTGAAGTTGTGGTGTCTCATATTATCAGCCCAGGCAACTTCTACATCCAGCACGCAGACTCCCTCTCGAAGCTGCAGGCCCTTGTTACAGA CTGGAAAGCCAGTAGTTCATATGCCGAGCAGAACTGCATTCCAGACATTGGAACCCAAGTAATGGGTTGGTTCCCTAAGCGAGAACAATGGTGCAGGGCTCAGGTGACAAAGATATGTGGAGTAAGTGGAG ATAATAACTCCACTGACGGTGCTGGGTGTGAGACCTCCATCAACGTGGAGGTGAAGAGGCTGGACCACGGTGACACTGCCTGCCTGTCAATGTGGAACATAAAGGATCTGACCCCAGAAATGTCCGTCCTTCCATTTCAGGCTTTACACGTCTCACTTGCAAAT GTGATGCCTGTGAATGGGAGGGACTGGTCTGAAGAGGCAGTGGGCTGGTTCAAAGTGATGGTGCACAACAGGACACTTTATGCCCGACTCTACCCGCAGGGGCCCAAAGTTACAGTCGAGCTGTTTCTGGAAAAGGGCAAGCTCGGAGCAATGAG GAGAAGTGCATCATTGTCTCTGAGACTGGCCCAAAATGGACATGCAAAACACAGCAAGCTGAAGAACGTGGGTCTCCTGAAAA gcactgttaaagaaaaaatTAGAAAACAGGATTCTGACTGGGAGAAATACCTCATCTCCTGCTATACTCAAAGTAAGAAGTTACTGTGA
- the LOC117768914 gene encoding uncharacterized protein LOC117768914 isoform X1, whose protein sequence is MTPPQQLQLEHRQPHASIITQKVQLMYKLFLLEHARRTLEEELSSFTNKAYDDVQGFLNPSSPTSVFRDLANALDSKCRAIDKLSALLKDLIVEPSGCVQPAVGFGVRTNRLQPLGDKRVLMTDVLKFGPMLQNVLLASSIAKAVQVVGGTRSLQQLKHFLISQPAAAREDDMIYSISSGYNSAGQTTRSSCNLKGEEKEQAVTYEEKSQPDDVILPPAIIQSPEIHAERPSPPLLHPIQAVLPEISKPTPMKMTPLIKWGREDDVQVQHQKQTSSQLQHFLRAKAKNSGALEVTVMKWNKSMYASGSPQSTSPTIKTQSYQFRNVVTDDLVRALAPKTLRADIENQAPVFRVKRMESSGSLTYTCVIATRTELWDIGDIFTEVQQAHSDGSPEKKEGCQNITAQVENSSVNIQWKTQTLQCTEPERENNSAGAETPAINSVTIPEFQIRKFEETEVVVSHIISPGNFYIQHADSLSKLQALVTDSWKASSSYAEQNCIPDIGTQVMGWFPKREQWCRAQVTKICGVSGDNNSTDGAGCETSINVEVKRLDHGDTACLSMWNIKDLTPEMSVLPFQALHVSLANVMPVNGRDWSEEAVGWFKVMVHNRTLYARLYPQGPKVTVELFLEKGKLGAMRRSASLSLRLAQNGHAKHSKLKNVGLLKSTVKEKIRKQDSDWEKYLISCYTQSKKLL, encoded by the exons ATGActcctcctcagcagctgcagctcgagCACCGTCAGCCTCACGCCTCCATCATCACTCAGAAAGTGCAGTTGATGTACAAACTGTTTCTGCTGGAACACGCCAGGAGGACGCTGGAAGAAGAGCTGAGCAGCTTCACCAACAAG GCCTATGATGACGTTCAAGGTTTCTTGAATCCATCTTCTCCCACCAGTGTGTTCAGGGATCTCGCTAACGCTTTGGATTCAAAATGTCGAGCTATTGACAAGCTCTCAGCTTTATTAAAGGATCTCATAGTTG AGCCAAGTGGTTGTGTTCAGCCGGCTGTCGGGTTTGGAGTGAGAACAAACCGGCTGCAGCCACTCGGAGACAAGAGGGTCCTGATGACAGATGTTCTCAAGTTTGGGCCCATGTTACAGAACGTGCTCCTGGCGAGCTCCATAGCGAAAGCTGTCCAGGTGGTTGGAGGCACACGGTCCCTTCAGCAGCTGAAACATTTCCTCATCTCCCAGCCTGCAGCGGCCCGGGAGGATGACATGATTTACAGCATCTCTAGTGGCTACAACAGCGCCGGTCAGACCACGCGCTCGTCCTGTAATTTAAAGggtgaagaaaaagaacaagCTGTTACTTATGAGGAGAAAAGCCAACCAGATGATGTGATTCTGCCACCTGCCATTATTCAGAGCCCAGAGATTCATGCAGAGAGACCATCACCACCGCTCCTACATCCAATACAAGCTGTACTTCCAGAAATCAGCAAGCCAACACCCATGAAAATGACACCGCTAATTAAGTGGGGACGGGAGGACGATGTCCAGGTGCAacaccaaaaacaaacatcctctCAGCTGCAGCACTTCCTCAGGGCCAAAGCTAAAAACTCTGGTGCACTGGAGGTCACAGTCATGAAGTGGAATAAAAGTATGTACGCCTCAGGTTCGCCACAGTCAACGTCGCCTaccatcaaaacacaaagttacCAATTCAGAAATGTTGTGACAGACGATCTTGTCAGAGCTCTAGCCCCGAAAACATTGCGTGCAGACATTGAAAATCAAGCCCCTGTCTTCAGAGTAAAACGAATGGAATCGAGCGGCTCTCTGACCTACACTTGTGTGATTGCAACAAGGACGGAATTGTGGGATATTGGAGACATCTTCACAGAGGTGCAACAAGCCCATTCTGATGGCAGCCCAGAGAAAAAAGAAGGCTGCCAAAATATAACTGCTCAAGTGGAGAACTCTAGTGTAAACATCCAGTGGAAAACCCAAACTCTCCAGTGCACAGAACCTGAAAGAGAGAACAATTCCGCTGGCGCAGAAACACCAGCGATCAACAGTGTTACCATTCCCGAGTTCCAGATCAGGAAGTTTGAAGAGACTGAAGTTGTGGTGTCTCATATTATCAGCCCAGGCAACTTCTACATCCAGCACGCAGACTCCCTCTCGAAGCTGCAGGCCCTTGTTACAGA CAGCTGGAAAGCCAGTAGTTCATATGCCGAGCAGAACTGCATTCCAGACATTGGAACCCAAGTAATGGGTTGGTTCCCTAAGCGAGAACAATGGTGCAGGGCTCAGGTGACAAAGATATGTGGAGTAAGTGGAG ATAATAACTCCACTGACGGTGCTGGGTGTGAGACCTCCATCAACGTGGAGGTGAAGAGGCTGGACCACGGTGACACTGCCTGCCTGTCAATGTGGAACATAAAGGATCTGACCCCAGAAATGTCCGTCCTTCCATTTCAGGCTTTACACGTCTCACTTGCAAAT GTGATGCCTGTGAATGGGAGGGACTGGTCTGAAGAGGCAGTGGGCTGGTTCAAAGTGATGGTGCACAACAGGACACTTTATGCCCGACTCTACCCGCAGGGGCCCAAAGTTACAGTCGAGCTGTTTCTGGAAAAGGGCAAGCTCGGAGCAATGAG GAGAAGTGCATCATTGTCTCTGAGACTGGCCCAAAATGGACATGCAAAACACAGCAAGCTGAAGAACGTGGGTCTCCTGAAAA gcactgttaaagaaaaaatTAGAAAACAGGATTCTGACTGGGAGAAATACCTCATCTCCTGCTATACTCAAAGTAAGAAGTTACTGTGA
- the LOC117768915 gene encoding transforming growth factor beta activator LRRC33-like: MVRYMFFNLLLLWSLVHDVYITGMTHDDPKEQSWNNQNLDSVPQDLDVRLRRLDLSNNFIRQLHTLVLPRLEQLDLSSNQLDLISEGAFENLARLEELNLSRNALNNNLGSNSKALQSITRLTSLDISMNGLSDDAAELYLRNKSSLDQLKMTGNALTRLSHSLFEESKGLRAITIDDNLISVIEQGTFEPLSQLEMLNLAKNNLAHICDFKLHQVKYLNLSRNSVEFFVTREDDQSYRLEILDLSFNKLLYFPIVPKINNLRYLDLQNNMVGTLNSEAAMVTEANSLFSEIMNETIVRKNNLHSIWRQMPLIYLDLSYNHFRSFPLETLSLLSSLETLNFSYNCLQNIIWNIRNYSDSGIRRQLFFSSLKQLDLQSNGLVYISPLFLNTLTQIDTLNLQDNSVQPCALMDHLESSESTQRINLNTSCVAFKRLGTLKHLSLKENNIQMLHPNTFQETSLVSLNLARNSHMVMHVSALDDVQKTLRSLIISETNMTSSDLSLPCMPSLTQLNISNNYLDAIPSSLSCSPLREMDIRNNRFVSLNYSLIHALSVHLNVVYISGNYFNCCDSKWLKTLNELKINLPDITDTECFSGDSRVKMTEYLKSSSVYCVFHRKTQEVHIGQMFIIASFVFVIITVFIVYTRKLCSTERSFIV, translated from the exons atGGTCAGATATATGTTCTttaatctcctgctgctctggTCACTCGTCCATGATGTTTATATAACAGGAATGACACATGATGATCCAAAG GAGCAGTCCTGGAACAACCAGAACCTCGACTCAGTCCCTCAGGATTTGGATGTAAGACTTAGAAGACTCGACCTGTCCAATAACTTCATCAGACAGTTGCACACACTTGTTCTGCCGCGCTTGGAGCAGCTGGACCTGAGCTCCAACCAGCTGGATCTCATCTCCGAGGGGGCTTTTGAAAACCTGGCTCGACTTGAAGAGTTGAATTTGTCCAGAAATGCGCTGAACAACAACCTTGGCAGCAACAGCAAAGCCCTCCAATCCATCACTAGACTGACGAGTTTGGACATATCCATGAATGGCCTGAGTGATGATGCAGCAGAGCTGTACCTTCGAAACAAATCTTCTCTTGATCAACTTAAGATGACTGGTAACGCTCTAACAAGACTTTCACACAGCTTATTTGAGGAGAGTAAAGGTTTGAGGGCCATTACTATCGATGACAATCTGATATCAGTGATAGAACAGGGCACATTCGAACCATTGAGCCAATTAGAGATGCTTAACTTGGCCAAAAATAACCTTGCACACATCTGTGATTTTAAATTGCATCAAGTTAAATATCTTAATCTTAGTCGAAATTCAGTGGAGTTTTTTGTCACGCGTGAGGATGACCAGTCGTACAGGCTTGAAATTCTTGATTTGAGTTTCAACAAACTCCTTTACTTCCCGATCGTTCCCAAGATAAACAATTTGAGGTATCTTGATTTACAGAATAACATGGTTGGTACCTTAAATTCAGAGGCTGCGATGGTAACAGAGGCCAATTCTCTTTTTAGTGAGATTATGAATGAGACAATTGTTAGAAAAAATAACCTGCACTCAATCTGGAGGCAGATGCCACTGATTTATCTTGATCTGAGCTATAACCACTTCAGGTCTTTCCCGCTGGAGACTTTGAGCCTTCTCTCATCTTTAGAAACACTGAATTTCAGCTACAACTGTCTGCAAAACATTATCTGGAATATTAGAAATTATAGTGATTCAGGAATCCGGCGGCAGCTGttcttttcatctttaaagCAGCTCGATCTGCAAAGTAATGGACTTGTGTATATCTCCCCGCTCTTTCTaaatacactcacacaaattGATACATTAAATCTGCAAGACAATTCTGTGCAGCCTTGTGCCCTTATGGACCATTTAGAAAGCTCGGAGTCAACACAACgaataaatctcaacacatcctGTGTTGCCTTCAAGCGGTTAGGAACTCTTAAACACCTCAgtcttaaagaaaacaacatacaaATGCTCCATCCAAACACGTTTCAGGAAACCTCTTTGGTTTCCCTCAACCTCGCGAGAAATTCTCACATGGTCATGCACGTGAGCGCACTCGACGATGTGCAGAAAACTCTTCGCTCCTTGATTATCAGTGAAACCAACATGACCAGCTCAGATCTGTCTTTACCCTGTATGCCGTCGTTAACTCAGCTGAACATATCGAACAACTACCTCGATGCTATACCCAGCAGTCTGAGCTGCTCCCCCCTGAGAGAGATGGATATAAGAAATAATCGCTTTGTGTCATTAAACTATTCTCTGATTCATGCTTTGTCTGTACACCTCAATGTTGTGTATATTAGTGGAAATTATTTCAACTGCTGTGACAGTAAATGGCTGAAAACCCTGAATGAGTTGAAAATAAACCTGCCTGATATCACTGACACTGAATGCTTTTCAGGTGATAGTAGAGTTAAGATGACGGAGTACCTGAAAAGCTCCTCAGTGTACTGTGTTTTTCATaggaaaacacaggaagttCATATAGGACAAATGTTCATTATTGcttcatttgtatttgtaataatAACGGTCTTCATAGTATATACCAGGAAGCTGTGTTCCACAGAAAGATCATTTATAGTGTGA
- the LOC117768921 gene encoding tumor necrosis factor ligand superfamily member 13B-like, giving the protein MLYNSLLLLTAFMFCLSLFLVHRASVLENDFRNLQRDLILQLNQPRSEGVNGRMAKMSKTREDIKSSTFQKAQSSLKMSFRREKREQVGFRAPTFLQLTANTNKQPDIRGNMTVIPWTVSAQRGNAISQKENRIVVQEDGYYLVFGQVLFKSPSAVMGYIIRSWSSTKTSTELLRCLQEMPDATPANTCHTAGIVQLHQDDELELVIPHRPQSLVSMDADSTFFGVIQLN; this is encoded by the exons ATGCTTTACAATTCTTTGTTATTACTAACGGCATTTATGTTTTGTCTCAGTCTTTTCCTGGTGCACAGAGCCAGTGttttagaaaatgattttcGGAATCTCCAGAGGGATTTAATTTTACAATTAAATCAGCCACGTTCTGAGGGAGTCAATGGGAGAATGGCCAAGATGTCTAAAACCAGAGAG GACATTAAGTCAAGTACTTTCCAAAAAGCTCAGAGTTCTCTGAAGATGTCCTTTAGGAGAGAAAAACGGGAACAAGTCGGCTTCAGAG CTCCAACATTCCTGCAGTTAACTGCGAACACTAACAAACAACCAGACATTAGAG GAAATATGACTGTGATCCCTTGGACTGTTTCTGCACAGCGAGGAAATGCAATTtcacaaaaggaaaacagaatTGTTGTCCAAGAAGATGGTTATTACTTGGTGTTTGGACAA GTTTTGTTCAAAAGCCCGAGCGCAGTTATGGGTTATATTATTCGAAGCTGGAGCTCCACAAAGACGTCGACAGAGCTGTTGCGCTGCCTGCAAGAGATGCCTGATGCAACCCCTGCCAACACATGCCACACTGCAG GTATTGTGCAGCTGCATCAGGACGACGAGCTGGAACTGGTGATCCCACACAGACCCCAGTCCCTCGTCTCAATGGACGCAGACTCTACCTTTTTTGGTGTCATACAGCTGAACTGA
- the eda gene encoding ectodysplasin-A isoform X2: protein MARDGPHAEDFPDKVMPGAAPCTCGKKCRGRGGSVVFLGLFLLSLSLHAITLVCYLDLRSEVKREIIHQKRDTVLTLSGGDLADPAAVLSLGPPRLDSGGRGAAGGGSSGSGGGGGEVHEERLLHRNSDFRATDDNRGITQRAKRSPGKQSDSESTGKEGRKGRKKGKKRSVPGPPGPPGPPGPQGPPGIPGIPGIPGSIGVGPAGPPGPPGPQGPPGAQGPAGVLDKTKTKEFQPAVVHLQGQETTIQVREDLSEGILRNWKMVSIHHRVFKMHPRSGELEVLVDGVYFIYSQVYYLNFTDIASYEVMVDSNPFLRCTCSIETGQRKFNTCYTAGVSLLRAGQRISIRIVYEDTLISMTNHTTFLGSVRLGEAPSAGQN from the exons ATGGCACGCGACGGTCCCCACGCGGAGGACTTCCCGGACAAAGTGATGCCCGGAGCGGCGCCCTGCACGTGCGGCAAGAAGTGCAGGGGTCGCGGCGGCAGCGTCGTCTTCCTGGGATTATTCCTGCTGTCGCTGTCCCTGCACGCCATCACCCTCGTCTGCTACCTGGACCTGCGCTCCGAAGTCAAGCGGGAGATTATCCACCAGAAGAGGGACACCGTGTTGACGCTGAGCGGGGGTGACCTGGCCGACCCGGCGGCGGTGCTCTCGCTCGGCCCCCCGCGGCTGGACTCCGGcggcagaggagcagcaggaggcggcaGTAgcggcagcggaggaggaggaggagaggttcATGAG GAGAGGTTACTGCACAGAAATAGCGACTTCCGTGCCACAGATGATAACAGGGGCATAACTCAGCGAGCGAAAAGGAGTCCCGGCAAGCAGTCAGATTCGG AATCGActggaaaggaaggaaggaaagggaggaaaaaag GGAAGAAAAGGTCTGTGCCTGGCCCCCCTGGCCCCCCCGGTCCCCCAGGCCCACAGGGCCCACCGGGCATCCCTGGAATACCTGGTATTCCAGGAAGCATTGGTGTGGGGCCTGCAGGACCTCCTGGACCTCCAGGGCCACAGGGACCTCCGGGCGCTCAAGGTCCAGCAG GGGTTCtggataaaactaaaacaaaggaATTCCAG cctgCAGTTGTTCACTTGCAAGGACAGGAAACAACCATCCAAGTGAGAGAAG ATCTGTCTGAAGGCATCCTTAGGAACTGGAAGATGGTGTCCATCCACCACCGTGTGTTTAAAATGCACCCTCGCTCTGGAGAGCTGGAGGTGCTGGTGGACGGTGTCTACTTCATATATAGTCAG GTGTACTACCTCAACTTCACCGACATTGCCAGCTATGAGGTGATGGTGGACTCCAACCCGTTCCTCCGGTGCACGTGCAGCATTGAGACAGGCCAGCGCAAATTCAACACCTGCTACACGGCCGGAGTGAGCCTGCTCCGCGCCGGCCAAAGGATTTCCATACGTATAGTGTATGAGGACACGCTCATCAGCATGACCAACCACACCACGTTCCTGGGAAGCGTCAGACTTGGAGAGGCTCCATCTGCTGGACAGAACTGA